A genomic segment from Brevundimonas sp. SORGH_AS_0993 encodes:
- a CDS encoding TonB-dependent receptor domain-containing protein, which yields MKLSRKALLATTVVAGLAVMAPSLAFAQAQSGQTQRQQKNEEEEAAHVDEVVVTGSRIRRSEYSSTQPVQIITSEEATLEGLVDTTEILQGSTIANTATQINNYYTGYVTTGGPGVNTISLRGLGANRTLVLLNGRRAGPAGARGTVGPTDLNVIPSSLIERVEILTDGASSIYGSDAIAGVVNIITKKNFDGGSANVYVSQPFKSGGEEYQANVNYGRTFDRGYFSIGADYYDRKALRFGDRESFSCPQLAAYWDPELNIRADVTDPATGQYKCTSTAAELVTLYVNGGAGGTIDYHPVPGAPAGGGLRGCDLAGWEQVRVFATGFGACALPTARPANYTGTAAQWSDLLRNYYARSPLHSSRYNSRTAVSGVTRTSISAFGGFDLTPTTEVYGELLLNRRESNQDSWRQIWAAIPSAHPRVPAALRTVNGVAISHVEPTLLIDSKQEQQVDYYRGVAGIRGTLSVGRGWDWDLTAQYSRSEAEYGSTFVYNDRFLAATSFTTATQLAAGCNTARLTTATACPTGGVDFFSPNVVANGEMRQEDRDFLFGYETGRTVYEHKYVEGLISGEVFDLPAGPVGLALGFQLREESLDDLPGLQERTGNYWGQTAAGHTVGKDRINEAFAEIELPVLKNLPLFNNLSVNLSGRYSDYKSYGENSTYKVGLNWAITPEYRLRASKGTSFRAPALYELYLANQTGFLGSGIDRSLPQLGALNQRNPA from the coding sequence ATGAAGCTCAGTAGGAAAGCCCTGCTTGCCACCACCGTCGTTGCCGGTCTGGCTGTGATGGCTCCGTCGCTTGCCTTCGCTCAAGCTCAAAGCGGTCAGACACAGCGGCAGCAGAAGAACGAAGAAGAAGAGGCTGCCCATGTCGACGAAGTGGTAGTTACGGGGTCGCGTATCCGCCGGAGCGAATATTCCAGCACTCAGCCGGTCCAAATTATCACCTCAGAAGAGGCGACGCTGGAAGGTCTGGTGGATACGACAGAAATTCTGCAGGGTTCCACGATCGCAAACACCGCGACTCAGATTAACAATTATTACACCGGTTACGTCACGACCGGCGGACCGGGCGTAAACACTATTTCGCTACGTGGCCTGGGCGCCAACCGCACCTTAGTGCTTCTTAACGGCCGTCGCGCCGGTCCCGCCGGCGCTCGCGGAACCGTCGGTCCCACGGACCTTAACGTTATCCCGAGTTCGCTGATTGAGCGCGTCGAAATCCTGACGGACGGGGCCTCGTCGATCTACGGTTCCGACGCCATCGCAGGTGTTGTGAACATTATCACCAAGAAGAACTTCGATGGCGGATCCGCCAATGTATATGTCAGCCAGCCGTTCAAAAGCGGCGGTGAGGAATACCAGGCTAACGTTAACTATGGCCGGACGTTTGATCGTGGCTACTTCTCGATCGGCGCCGACTATTATGATCGCAAAGCGCTCCGATTCGGCGACCGCGAATCCTTCTCGTGCCCACAACTCGCCGCCTATTGGGATCCGGAGCTGAACATTCGCGCTGATGTGACTGACCCGGCGACGGGCCAGTACAAGTGTACGTCCACCGCTGCGGAACTGGTCACTCTGTATGTGAACGGTGGGGCTGGCGGCACCATCGACTATCACCCCGTCCCTGGAGCCCCTGCCGGCGGCGGCCTGCGTGGCTGTGACTTGGCTGGCTGGGAACAGGTTCGGGTTTTCGCCACCGGCTTCGGCGCCTGTGCCCTGCCTACCGCCCGTCCGGCGAACTACACTGGCACGGCGGCTCAGTGGAGCGACCTCCTCCGCAACTACTATGCGCGTAGCCCGCTGCACTCGAGCCGTTACAACAGTCGCACGGCGGTTTCGGGCGTGACGCGCACCAGCATCAGCGCCTTCGGCGGCTTCGACCTGACCCCGACCACCGAAGTTTATGGCGAACTTCTGCTGAACCGTCGTGAATCGAATCAGGATTCCTGGCGTCAAATCTGGGCTGCCATTCCGTCGGCCCACCCGCGCGTTCCGGCCGCCCTGCGCACGGTGAACGGCGTTGCCATCAGCCACGTCGAACCGACCTTGTTGATCGATTCGAAGCAAGAACAACAGGTTGACTACTACCGTGGCGTCGCCGGCATCCGCGGCACCCTGTCGGTGGGTCGCGGCTGGGATTGGGATTTGACTGCGCAATACAGCCGCTCGGAAGCCGAATATGGCTCGACGTTCGTTTACAACGACCGCTTCCTGGCCGCGACATCCTTTACCACGGCGACACAACTGGCTGCGGGGTGCAACACGGCTCGCCTCACGACGGCCACCGCCTGCCCTACCGGCGGTGTCGATTTCTTCTCGCCCAACGTCGTCGCCAATGGCGAAATGCGCCAGGAAGACCGTGATTTCCTATTCGGCTATGAGACTGGCCGAACCGTGTACGAGCATAAGTATGTCGAAGGCCTGATCTCCGGCGAAGTGTTCGACCTACCTGCTGGTCCCGTAGGCTTAGCCCTAGGCTTCCAACTGCGCGAAGAATCGCTGGACGATCTGCCCGGTCTTCAAGAGCGTACCGGCAACTACTGGGGCCAAACGGCCGCCGGCCATACCGTCGGCAAGGATCGGATCAACGAAGCCTTCGCCGAAATCGAGTTGCCGGTCCTCAAGAACCTGCCTCTCTTCAATAACCTCAGCGTCAACTTGTCGGGCCGTTATTCGGACTACAAATCGTACGGCGAGAATTCGACTTATAAAGTCGGTCTGAACTGGGCGATCACTCCAGAGTACCGCCTTCGTGCTTCAAAGGGCACTTCGTTCCGCGCTCCGGCCCTGTACGAACTTTACCTAGCCAACCAGACCGGCTTTTTAGGGTCAGGCATCGATCGATCCCTGCCGCAGTTGGGGGCTCTCA
- a CDS encoding S9 family peptidase produces MTSGIRFSGSRVVTCVAAVLLAFGGAAAPSLAGSVDRTVAPPPASAFARRPAIASVDVSPDGKHVVAVISPDGKKRVVALWTTAEMAKPPFIIGSDDERAEVVSAQFIKNDRLFVTTQQLRDFNPFSGERERSFLQRSVVLTLEGEPARNSLRFDGLDDTQQAIVGVGRLVSELPRDPESIIVSDPMRGDKYRLNLYTGRAERIERGSDRFSGEQADLNGEIRAKSRFDFDNGAAYVGQWLKHPDTGEWSEHFRYYARDRQPVEIVGFSNDPNIVFVSKTEGRDRAAIYEYKIRERQFGEIAFAHPLFDAEGVIRSRAPSDFGEVVGFTYDGERQRRFYTDPNLDQAFKDLRQALNITTVPVSWTDIETGTRSRFSVGDGADISLAVTSDDRSTIIISKSGPRVPPEYYILHGGRVRLLGRAYPELQGAPLGETTLIQYEARDGLMIPAFLTKPDPAIYGPGPYPTIITPHGGPWSRDDLSWDVTGWTQYFASRGYAVLQPQFRGSQGWGERLWRAGDREWGRKMQDDNDDGARYLIAQGVAAPDRIAMHGYSYGGYASMMAAVRSNGIYQCAAAGAGPASIALFKKGTYNSRFLREFQHPTADGEDPIRRVNEISVPLFLYTGDRDTRVLPSESEGMAGAMRAAGKSVKLTILPDMEHTLNTWTPENFVNILTSVEDFFKNDCGPGGL; encoded by the coding sequence GTGACAAGCGGTATCAGGTTTAGCGGCAGCAGGGTGGTGACGTGCGTGGCAGCGGTCCTTCTTGCATTTGGCGGGGCGGCCGCGCCCAGCTTGGCCGGCTCCGTTGATCGAACTGTTGCTCCGCCTCCGGCAAGCGCCTTCGCTCGTCGTCCGGCGATTGCCTCGGTCGATGTGTCGCCTGACGGCAAGCATGTTGTCGCCGTAATTTCACCGGACGGCAAAAAGCGCGTCGTCGCGTTATGGACGACGGCCGAAATGGCTAAGCCTCCGTTCATCATCGGGTCAGACGACGAGCGCGCAGAGGTGGTCAGCGCGCAGTTCATCAAGAACGACCGTCTGTTTGTGACCACGCAGCAGTTGCGGGATTTCAACCCTTTCAGCGGCGAGCGGGAGCGCAGTTTCCTCCAGCGTTCGGTCGTTCTTACCCTTGAGGGGGAGCCGGCCCGTAATTCGCTTCGCTTCGACGGGCTGGACGACACGCAACAGGCGATCGTCGGCGTCGGACGTTTGGTCAGCGAACTGCCTCGCGACCCGGAAAGCATCATCGTCAGCGATCCGATGCGAGGCGACAAATATAGGCTTAATCTCTACACTGGTCGGGCTGAACGCATCGAGCGGGGCTCGGATCGCTTTAGCGGCGAGCAGGCTGACTTGAATGGGGAAATCCGGGCTAAGTCGCGTTTCGATTTCGATAACGGCGCCGCCTACGTTGGGCAGTGGTTGAAGCATCCCGATACGGGCGAATGGTCCGAGCATTTTAGGTACTATGCTCGGGACCGGCAGCCTGTCGAAATCGTAGGATTCTCGAATGACCCGAACATTGTCTTCGTCAGTAAGACGGAAGGGCGGGACCGCGCAGCGATTTACGAATACAAGATCCGCGAGCGACAGTTCGGCGAGATCGCTTTCGCGCACCCACTTTTCGACGCCGAAGGCGTGATCCGTTCACGCGCGCCTTCTGATTTCGGTGAAGTTGTGGGCTTCACTTACGATGGCGAGCGCCAGAGAAGGTTCTACACTGATCCTAACCTCGATCAGGCATTCAAAGACCTGCGTCAGGCGCTGAACATCACGACAGTGCCGGTCTCCTGGACGGATATCGAGACGGGGACGCGCAGCCGTTTCTCAGTCGGCGATGGGGCGGACATTTCTCTTGCGGTCACGTCGGATGATCGATCGACCATCATCATCAGCAAGTCTGGGCCTCGTGTTCCGCCGGAATATTACATTTTGCACGGGGGGCGCGTGCGCCTTCTCGGGCGGGCCTATCCGGAACTCCAGGGCGCACCCTTGGGTGAAACGACCCTGATCCAGTACGAGGCGCGTGACGGCCTGATGATTCCGGCGTTCCTCACCAAGCCCGATCCGGCAATTTATGGCCCTGGACCTTATCCGACCATCATCACCCCGCATGGCGGTCCGTGGTCGCGTGACGACCTGTCCTGGGATGTGACGGGTTGGACCCAGTATTTCGCCAGTCGGGGCTACGCTGTGCTTCAACCTCAGTTCCGGGGTTCACAAGGCTGGGGGGAGCGTCTGTGGCGCGCCGGCGACCGTGAATGGGGTCGCAAGATGCAGGATGATAACGACGATGGTGCGCGGTATCTGATCGCCCAAGGTGTCGCTGCGCCCGACCGGATCGCCATGCACGGCTATTCATATGGCGGCTATGCCTCGATGATGGCGGCTGTGCGATCCAATGGCATTTACCAATGCGCCGCCGCTGGTGCAGGACCGGCGAGCATCGCTTTGTTCAAGAAAGGCACTTACAACAGTCGTTTTCTGCGCGAGTTTCAGCATCCCACTGCAGACGGCGAGGATCCTATCCGTCGCGTGAACGAGATCAGTGTTCCCTTGTTCCTTTATACGGGAGACCGTGATACCCGCGTTCTACCGTCAGAATCCGAAGGCATGGCAGGGGCGATGCGTGCTGCCGGCAAGTCGGTCAAACTGACCATTCTGCCCGATATGGAGCACACACTGAACACCTGGACGCCGGAGAATTTCGTCAACATCCTCACTAGTGTCGAAGATTTCTTCAAGAACGACTGCGGACCTGGCGGTCTCTGA